The proteins below come from a single Lineus longissimus chromosome 5, tnLinLong1.2, whole genome shotgun sequence genomic window:
- the LOC135488669 gene encoding rhodopsin-like, with the protein MLAPKIIFTLVLSFLLCFDATFCDVTSANDVTSANDVTINNIADDTGTADTDAVFTETSTIHQFITLSEMPNDTSTSDNAAQPLPAGCTYQYLVAHHIDELVLVRNLQLNQWIVMLPIALVGNILAFIGNYEKAGRSSPHLYMTVLSIMDFVALVVRHATTYLELYQVPVGQAGCHLLSFWNYFFDGIAIWIVVIMTVQRVIVVMMPLKATQILTIRVAVTTLVISTLLLALFRIPGELATLYMWDRSRDSFMCDLDTGYPTAIPSRWLESTLIGFIPAFVLVLSNFAIVLGIALAGRRQAAMVQGSQQKDSAKERQVTITMLVISVSFVTLTTPRMVYNIDADFADLYATCDGFMNFTRLAITSYYLFDLNNCINGYLYCISSANFRRDLSKKLCCFTQRGKRGSSMSNNSRNTAISMVSNGDVSKYGAPEETKHNQTNMAA; encoded by the coding sequence ATGTTAGCACCAAAGATTATTTTTACACTCGTCCTCTCCTTTCTTTTGTGCTTTGATGCAACattttgtgacgtcacatcCGCAAATGATGTCACATCCGCAAATGACGTCACTATTAACAATATTGCAGACGACACTGGAACGGCAGATACAGATGCAGTATTCACGGAAACTTCAACTATTCATCAATTTATAACATTAAGTGAAATGCCCAATGATACGAGCACAAGTGATAATGCTGCCCAACCCTTGCCAGCCGGATGTACGTACCAATACCTTGTGGCACATCACATCGACGAATTAGTGTTGGTTCGAAATTTGCAGCTGAACCAATGGATAGTTATGCTGCCGATTGCCTTGGTAGGTAACATCCTAGCGTTTATAGGAAACTACGAGAAGGCGGGTAGAAGCTCTCCCCACTTGTACATGACTGTTCTCTCCATTATGGACTTTGTGGCTCTGGTGGTACGACACGCCACAACATATCTAGAGCTCTACCAAGTCCCAGTTGGACAGGCTGGATGCCATCTTCTTAGTTTCTGGAATTATTTCTTTGACGGCATCGCGATATGGATTGTTGTGATCATGACGGTGCAGAGGGTCATTGTAGTAATGATGCCACTTAAGGCAACGCAGATCTTGACGATCAGAGTAGCTGTCACGACGCTGGTCATTTCGACTCTATTGCTAGCCCTCTTTAGGATACCTGGAGAACTTGCAACCCTCTACATGTGGGACCGTTCCCGGGACAGCTTCATGTGCGACCTCGACACAGGATATCCAACGGCCATTCCGTCTCGCTGGCTTGAATCAACCTTGATCGGGTTCATCCCGGCTTTTGTCCTGGTACTGAGCAACTTCGCCATCGTCTTAGGTATCGCGCTTGCCGGAAGGCGACAGGCCGCCATGGTACAGGGCAGTCAGCAGAAAGATAGCGCCAAAGAGCGCCAGGTCACTATCACGATGTTGGTCATTTCCGTATCGTTCGTGACTCTGACCACACCCAGAATGGTCTACAACATAGATGCTGACTTCGCAGACCTGTACGCTACCTGCGACGGCTTCATGAATTTCACTCGATTGGCCATAACGAGCTACTATCTTTTCGACTTGAATAACTGCATAAATGGCTACTTATACTGCATAAGCAGTGCCAACTTTCGGCGTGACCTCAGCAAGAAGCTTTGCTGCTTCACACAAAGAGGTAAAAGGGGTTCGTCCATGTCTAACAACTCGCGAAATACCGCTATAAGTATGGTGTCTAATGGTGACGTCTCGAAATATGGAGCGCCGGAAGAGACGAAGCATAATCAAACAAATATGGCGGCTTAA
- the LOC135488668 gene encoding aminopeptidase N-like codes for MRYQLSFLNRPFQGYGMLLLVKSILLLASAVCASGQYTDEELSPRLPRTFLPYHYDLEVQPDIYGEDESEFYNHGRVTIHIYCNQSSDLLIFHVRDLNIQEVLFGNEGGYSKKPELVRWETDSRRDFFIGHLSEPAEEGVRYFIILKFSSHMKLNLKGIYFSKYKVSQYKTGYVAATNMAPTYARRAFPCFDEPSFKASFRISVLRKSSHVSISNMGLADTGERHDGWIQDRFEKTPIMSTYLVAVVVAEYSYAKTKTKRGTTIRVWARPGELHKTGLALHRSKQILENMEDYLGVPYEINKIDHVPIPDFLYGAMENWGLVTYAEPSLLFDPHKEDTATKNGVLYILGHEIAHQWFGNLVTMKWWNDLWLKEGFSEFVAAMVLPGVDRDFSEDKQVFKQRRYAGMKDSFRSSHPMDHPNINYARDVRLVYDSITYNKGGLVIKMLHFILGDATFKEAVRLYLRKFAHSSADLQDLIKVLEQIIGKYGDRNGSRKLDIGHVLSTWVNQMGYPLVTITRQGRRAHALQTRFLLDPEKTSVRHFDTEHDYKWEIPLTFTTNATYKCKPDKIFWMHKKNVTLGKMHGVSAYPQDWILANVGMNTFYRVNYDNNNWQSLAEQLDRDYSAIPYINRAQLIDDSITLARAGQLDMVYAFRICKFLRHERDSLPWNIFLTDTQYMRNMLRFSPSYRDFRSYMLRLLGPAYKEASWSLDPNPQKSQWSLDIIKYSCRYEYGPCLRKATQLYDNRHILSIPKDLRRVVLCATISHGGGDRWNKVYQEYKASLEKDGNVDADYLAALACSRQPWVLSRLLARSLNVSEVPPDATRIVFQEVAKNPVGVSLALDTLLINWEYFKNKKDKSYVLQTMRDTLNGKENLISIEDFLASNPDLGNSKWEFDLLLEALQTNLRWMEKNEPKISDWLKRV; via the exons ATGCGTTATCAACTGTCTTTCCTTAACCGTCCATTCCAAGGATACGGCATGCTGCTCTTGGTGAAGTCGATTTTGCTGTTAGCAAGTGCTG TTTGTGCTTCCGGTCAGTACACGGATGAAGAGTTGAGTCCGCGTCTTCCCCGAACGTTTCTTCCCTACCACTACGACCTGGAAGTCCAGCCGGACATCTACGGCGAGGACGAGTCTGAGTTCTACAACCACGGACGGGTAACCATCCACATCTACTGCAATCAGAGCAGCGATCTTCTCATATTCCACGTCCGGGATTTGAACATCCAGGAAGTCCTTTTTGGCAATGAGGGCGGTTATTCTAAAAAGCCTGAACTGGTGCGTTGGGAGACGGACTCCCGACGAGACTTTTTCATTGGACACTTAAGTGAGCCAGCCGAAGAGGGGGTGAgatatttcatcattttgaagTTCAGCTCTCACATGAAGTTAAATCTAAAGGGAATCTACTTCAGCAAGTACAAAGTCAGCCAGTACAAAACGGG TTATGTAGCAGCCACCAACATGGCGCCCACGTACGCCAGGCGGGCATTCCCCTGCTTTGATGAACCCTCATTCAAGGCATCATTTAGAATCTCCGTACTCAGGAAGTCATCGCATGTCTCCATCTCAAATATGGGCCTCGCGGATACGGGAGAGAG GCACGATGGTTGGATCCAGGACAGATTTGAAAAGACACCCATCATGTCTACCTACCTCGTGGCAGTGGTTGTGGCTGAATATTCTTATGCCAAGACGAAAACAAAACGCGGAACAACG attcgGGTGTGGGCGCGGCCAGGAGAACTTCACAAGACTGGGTTAGCTTTACACAGAAGTAAACAGATCTTAGAGAATATGGAGGATTACCTGGGCGTGCCGTATGAGATTAACAAGATTG ACCATGTTCCAATCCCAGACTTCCTCTACGGAGCAATGGAGAACTGGGGCCTGGTCACATACGCCGAGCCATCATTACTCTTTGATCCGCACAAGGAGGACACGGCAACGAAGAATGGCGTTCTCTACATTCTGGGGCACGAAATCGCACATCAG TGGTTTGGCAACCTTGTCACGATGAAGTGGTGGAATGACTTATGGTTGAAAGAAGGTTTCTCGGAATTCGTGGCAGCTATGGTTCTTCCTGGTGTTGACAGGGACTTCTCTGAG GACAAGCAAGTGTTCAAACAGAGACGGTATGCGGGTATGAAGGACAGTTTCCGCTCCTCCCACCCAATGGATCATCCCAACATCAACTACGCCCGGGATGTCAGACTGGTGTATGACAGTATCACCTACAACAAGGGTGGACTTGTCATCAAGATGTTACACTTTATATTGGGGGATGCCACGTTCAAGGAGGCTGTTCGG CTCTATCTGAGAAAGTTCGCCCATTCTTCTGCCGATCTGCAGGACTTGATCAAGGTTTTAGAACAA ATTATTGGCAAATATGGCGACCGAAACGGAAGCAGGAAACTTGATATCGGTCACGTGCTCAGCACGTGGGTGAATCAGATGGGGTATCCCCTGGTGACCATAACGAGGCAAGGCAGGAGAGCGCATGCGCTGCAGACTCGGTTCCTTCTCGACCCGGAAAAAACGTCTGTGAGGCACTTTGACACTGAACACGA CTATAAATGGGAGATTCCGTTGACCTTCACAACGAATGCCACATACAAATGTAAACCAGATAAGATATTCTGGATGCACAAGAAAAATG TTACCCTCGGCAAGATGCACGGTGTGTCGGCCTACCCGCAGGACTGGATCCTCGCCAACGTGGGCATGAATACCTTCTACCGCGTCAACTacgacaacaacaactggcAGTCCCTGGCCGAACAACTTGACAGGGATTACTCCGCCATACCTTACATCAACAGGGCTCAGCTCATTGACGATTCCATTACGCTAGCTAG GGCTGGACAGCTAGACATGGTATACGCCTTCAGAATCTGTAAATTCCTTCGCCATGAGCGCGATTCCTTGCCATGGAACATCTTCCTGACAGATACTCAGTATATGCGGAATATGCTCCGGTTCTCTCCATCGTACAGAGATTTCAGA TCATATATGCTAAGACTACTTGGTCCAGCGTACAAGGAAGCAAGCTGGAGTCTTGACCCAAACCCTCAAAAAAG CCAATGGAGTCTCGATATCATCAAGTATTCCTGCCGTTACGAATACGGTCCGTGTCTAAGGAAGGCAACTCAACTATATGACAACCGACACATTCTCAG CATTCCCAAGGACTTGCGCCGGGTCGTTCTGTGTGCCACCATCAGCCACGGCGGAGGGGACAGGTGGAATAAGGTATACCAAGAATACAAGGCCTCGCTGGAGAAGGATGGCAACGTAGATGCGGACTACCTCGCTGCTCTTGCCTGCTCGAGACAACCATGGGTATTATCAAG ATTGTTGGCAAGATCTCTGAACGTGTCCGAGGTTCCCCCAGATGCCACTCGCATAGTCTTCCAGGAAGTGGCCAAGAATCCAGTGGGGGTATCTCTCGCTCTGGATACCCTTCTCATCAACTGGGAATACTTCAAGAACAA GAAGGATAAGTCGTACGTGCTGCAGACGATGAGAGACACTCTCAACGGGAAGGAGAACCTAATATCT ATTGAAGACTTTTTGGCCAGTAATCCCGACCTCGGAAATAGTAAATGGGAATTCGACCTCCTATTGGAAGCTCTTCAAACTAATCTACGCTGGATGGAAAAAAACGAACCGAAAATcagtgattggctgaaacgAGTGTAG
- the LOC135488429 gene encoding collagen alpha-1(XX) chain-like translates to MKKASFYVILGILIYISLATTAAGKCKPPKGLDVVFVIDNSKSIPPKDFEEVKKFAVGMIDEMVKAKTDLKIGLIEFSGKAVPSLWLSDELNKERKTSAIRKKFLSIKQPDDNFNTNTHLALFIARTQMLNVKYEEGARCNCAKILILITDGAPSWPTFAYTEALAVMKQGIHLFVVGTGAEANFPSGNSGSKKLLSQYFTGGDESKVFRADEYKKLPGITSQVVEATCKVVRSLEKKVAGKINTLQTGEYEKLHKEEEERAKTPKKN, encoded by the exons ATGAAAAAGGCATCGTTTTACGTTATTTTGGGGATTCTTATTTATATCTCTTTGGCTACCACTGCGG cCGGGAAGTGCAAGCCCCCCAAAGGCCTCGACGTGGTGTTTGTGATTGACAACAGCAAGAGCATACCCCCAAAGGACTTCGAAGAAGTAAAAAAATTTGCGGTGGGGATGATTGACGAAATGGTGAAAGCAAAAACGGACTTGAAGATCGGCTTAATCGAATTCTCTGGCAAAGCTGTTCCAAGCCTCTGGCTATCTGATGAGTtgaataaagaaagaaaaacttcGGCGATTCGTAAGAAATTTCTCTCGATAAAGCAGCCAGATGATAATTTCAACACCAATACGCACCTCGCCCTTTTTATAGCGCGGACGCAGATGTTGAATGTGAAGTATGAGGAAGGTGCGCGGTGCAACTGCGCAAAGATCTTGATCTTGATCACAGATGGCGCCCCCTCTTGGCCAACGTTTGCCTACACTGAAGCATTGGCAGTTATGAAACAGGGGATCCACCTCTTCGTCGTCGGCACGGGCGCGGAAGCGAATTTCCCCTCGGGAAATAGTGGAAGTAAGAAGTTGCTGAGTCAATACTTCACTGGTGGGGACGAGTCGAAAGTTTTCCGGGCGGACGAATATAAAAAGCTGCCGGGAATCACATCACAGGTCGTGGAGGCTACTTGCAAAG TTGTCCGCAGCTTGGAGAAGAAGGTGGCCGGCAAAATAAACACATTGCAGACTGGCGAGTATGAAAAGTTGCATAAGGAGGAAGAGGAAAGGGCTAAGACGCCAAAGAAGAACTAA
- the LOC135488431 gene encoding collagen alpha-6(VI) chain-like — MNFSNFLQLGTLVLASLVLIAEAGPAKGKSQCYLKRLDLMFVLDTSYSLTPEDFKQLKTFANAIIKGLREQGTKLDVGVVKYGATAVVEVDLDNNLSRPELQKAINDITHDAEFGTNTHLGLNLARLELSEKTTCTCGSPKGIVLLTDGFPSYASSAFLEARVARELGYHIFVVAMGEDSNFQGATVENLAAMFTDGDKRRVDRVMKASELGSFVDVVVKKMCGDYDQKRSTPPVPMTQKYYEKEWPLFS, encoded by the exons atgaatttttcaaattttcttcaacttgGAACGTTGGTGTTGGCGTCATTGGTGTTGATAGCTGAAGCTGGGCCCGCAAAAG ggaaGTCCCAATGTTACTTGAAGCGCCTCGATCTCATGTTCGTCCTTGACACTAGTTACAGCCTCACCCCAGAGGACTTTAAACAACTGAAGACATTCGCTAACGCAATCATAAAAGGCTTAAGGGAGCAGGGGACGAAACTGGACGTCGGCGTGGTTAAATATGGTGCTACGGCTGTCGTGGAGGTCGACTTGGACAATAACCTCTCCCGACCGGAACTTCAGAAGGCCATCAATGACATCACACATGACGCCGAATTTGGCACTAATACGCACCTCGGTTTGAACCTCGCCCGCCTGGAGTTAAGCGAAAAGACAACATGCACGTGCGGCTCACCGAAGGGGATTGTCTTGCTCACGGATGGGTTCCCTAGCTACGCGAGCTCCGCGTTTCTCGAGGCCAGGGTCGCGCGGGAGCTTGGATACCACATCTTCGTCGTGGCCATGGGAGAGGATAGCAATTTCCAGGGGGCGACGGTGGAGAATCTCGCAGCTATGTTCACCGATGGAGACAAACGCCGCGTAGATCGGGTGATGAAGGCGAGTGAGTTGGGATCGTTCGTGGACGTGGTCGTAAAGAAAATGTGTGGAG ATTACGACCAAAAGAGGAGCACACCACCTGTCCCAATGACACAGAAATACTACGAGAAAGAGTGGCCATTATTCAGTTAG